In Clarias gariepinus isolate MV-2021 ecotype Netherlands chromosome 9, CGAR_prim_01v2, whole genome shotgun sequence, a single window of DNA contains:
- the nudt12 gene encoding peroxisomal NADH pyrophosphatase NUDT12 isoform X1, with protein sequence MTSVQMSAMDEMVEQFLDCASRGDLDKVSTMISHSSQLLNESGKQGWTALMLAARNGHFDVVKALLSSGCNKNLVNKSGQSACDIANFWGHRHIARFLGSTGDVTLPGILPSTKSPENETYFSREYLNRMSDKRTDSEWLLAKQSSPETVFIMFHNLNPFVTTEPEEINDIQPKLKLYRFGWDSVKVALEKNDTVVIFLGVEKQECSPSSPPKRDGLIAWFALNTEENPTESLKVTAPNSFFLTGLMPRLLMLNEDEAGIVAQARSVLAWHNRYSFCPSCGGKTKVDEGGYKRICLTEGCRSLQGIHNTCYPRVDPVVIMLVLHPDGNRCLLGRKKTFPPGMFSCLAGFIEPGETIENAVRREVLEESGVTIGPVQYVSCQPWPMPSSLMIGCFAVAVSTDINVDGNEIEDARWFTRQEVIDALLKSNQAGFFIPPKQAIAHYLVKHWIGMNSNL encoded by the exons ATGACAAGTGTTCAGATGAGTGCTATGGATGAGATGGTTGAACAGTTCCTGGATTGTGCTTCCAGGGGGGACTTGGACAAAGTTTCCACTATGATCTCTCACTCGAGTCAACTGCTCAATGAAAGTGGAAAACAAGGATGGACAGCTTTAATGTTGGCTGCAAGAAATGGACATTTTGATGTGGTAAAAGCATTACTTTCAAGtgg GTGTAATAAAAACTTGGTGAATAAGTCTGGCCAGTCTGCTTGTGACATAGCAAATTTTTGGGGACACAGACACATTGCCCGTTTCTTAGGAAGCACTGGAGATGTCACACTTCCTGGAATTCTTCCAAGCACTAAATCTCCAGAGAATGAAACATATTTCAGTAGGGAATATCTCAACAGAATGAGTGACAAAAGGACTGATTCGgaatggcttttagctaaacagtCTTCTCCTGAAACAGTGTTTATTATGTTTCATAACTTAAACCCTTTTGTTACAACAGAGCCAGAGGAAATAAATGATATTCAACCTAAGTTGAAATTATACAGGTTTGGATGGGACTCTGTGAAAGTGGCACTTGAAAAGAATGACACAGTGGTTATATTTCTGGGAGTAGAAAAGCAGGAATGTTCACCTTCTTCACCACCAAAGAGGGATGGACTCATTGCGTGGTTTGCTCTCAATACAGAGGAGAATCCCACAGAAAGTCTTAAGGTCACAGCTCCAAACAGCTTCTTCCTTACAGGGCTAATGCCAAGGCTCCTAATGCTGAATGAAGATGAAGCAG GTATTGTTGCACAAGCCAGATCTGTACTTGCATGGCACAACCGGTACAGTTTCTGCCCTTCCTGTGGTGGTAAGACCAAAGTGGATGAAGGAGGTTACAAAAGAATCTGCTTGACAGAAGGCTGCAGGAGTCTGCAAGGAATCCACAATACCTGTTACCCTAGAGTTG ATCCTGTTGTGATCATGCTGGTGCTTCACCCAGATGGGAATCGGTGCTTACTAGGAAGGAAGAAGACATTTCCTCCAGGAATGTTCTCATGCCTTGCTGGGTTCATTGAACCAG GTGAGACCATTGAAAATGCAGTAAGGAGAGAGGTTTTAGAAGAGAGTGGAGTTACTATTGGCCCTGTTCAATATGTTTCCTGCCAGCCATGGCCAATGCCTTCATCGCTCATGATTGGTTGCTTTGCAGTAGCGGTGTCTACAGACATAAATGTTGATGGAAATGAAATTGAAGATGCTCGCTGGTTTACTAGGCAAGAG GTAATAGATGCTCTTCTGAAGAGTAATCAAGCAGGATTTTTCATTCCTCCAAAACAAGCTATTGCCCACTATCTTGTAAAACACTGGATCGGTATGAACTCAAACCTTTGA
- the LOC128529865 gene encoding interleukin-31 receptor subunit alpha encodes MCESRRNVCVMDKRDCDSKLSHVQSKDRFLNTTCRYHVLQRTFACKWIYLSNIRAKTTNSFIFSQQEDFRHCPTILNPVAAFNLNIISKDIINNVAVISEDYTLSLKAISQPPRPVILSVNATETSLNVTWTRRHWHSTKCQICYKASTTEQCTVLPIPEEEEELEILHVIDGLKPFSQYRLTVACSGNEGVWSDWSEEFQGMTLEAIPTAPPYVSFYVEPSDNRSKPQKIILIWRALEAKEARGVILGYKVTCTPTKQPGLNRTIHTQDQKAILEVTAGDCPYDLTVMAYNTAGLSPPTYLQVSAGVFQSLPKVKGLWAHSEASSLMIRWETAAVNVSEFAIEWFSTNDVASKQWRRLNGSTFSTVLTGDINPLKNYSITVYSLYGTLCAPPETIQASLEHGTLLEIVQLQPVNVTKASITVQWVWQKQSSTRNVLQYRLVLSGAQKSNSLVVFPHQWQHSFLNLQTNTKYTVSIYGETTSGNFSKANIEFTTLRFESDEIIKAAVPVVLLILAFSIFSVLSRTVYKNYFFPKIANPGHSLIGHWLLNPSCERETVLNVLKMEDFLVNNQFSEKSIIHIEPKMSLGGDSCDKYITMSNMSLHDNEPKENADSLENSFTPPGFSEYVDLPLLHANFSYV; translated from the exons ATGTGTGAGAGCCGTAGAAATGTGTGTGTCATGGACAAAAGAGACTGTGATTCGAAACTATCTCATGTGCAGAGTAAAG ACAgatttttaaacacaacatGTCGTTATCATGTTCTACAGAGAACTTTTGCATGCAAATGgatttatttaagtaatatcAGAGCCAAAACAACAAACTCATTCATTTTCAGTCA ACAAGAAGACTTTAGACATTGCCCTACCATTTTGAATCCAGTTgctgcttttaatttaaatataatatcaaAGGATATCATCAACAATGTAGCGGTAATTTCAGAAGACTATACACTATCGTTGAAAGCAATAA gccAACCTCCTCGTCCAGTCATCTTATCAGTGAATGCAACAGAAACATCCTTAAATGTTACATGGACTAGACGTCACTGGCACAGCACAAAATGTCAAATCTGTTACAAAGCCTCCACTACAGAACAATGCACA GTTTTGCCTATCCCTGAGGAAGAAGAGGAATTGGAGATTTTGCATGTAATTGATGGCCTAAAGCCTTTTAGCCAGTACAGGCTTACTGTTGCCTGTAGTGGGAATGAAGGTGTATGGAGTGACTGGAGTGAAGAATTTCAAGGGATGACATTAGAGGCTA TTCCCACTGCACCACCTTACGTCAGTTTTTATGTTGAGCCTTCTGACAACAGATCCAAGCCTCAAAAGATAATACTTATCTGGAGG GCTTTGGAGGCAAAGGAGGCCAGAGGAGTCATTCTTGGATATAAAGTGACCTGCACACCTACCAAACAGCCAGGTTTGAATAGAACAATTCATACTCAGGATCAGAAAGCTATCCTGGAAGTGACTGCAGGAGACTGTCCCTATGACCTGACAGTAATGGCCTACAACACTGCTGGACTGTCTCCCCCAACTTACCTTCAAGTCAGTGCAGGTGTTTTTCAAA GTCTGCCCAAAGTAAAAGGACTTTGGGCCCACAGTGAAGCTTCTTCATTGATGATCCGATGGGAGACAGCAGCTGTGAATGTTAGCGAGTTTGCCATTGAGTGGTTCTCTACTAATGATGTTGCCTCTAAACAATGGAGAAGACTAAATGGTTCAACATTTTCAACTGTTCTCACAG GTGACATCAATCCCCTTAAGAACTACAGCATTACTGTTTATTCTCTATATGGAACTTTGTGTGCACCCCCAGAAACGATTCAAGCCAGTTTAGAGCATGGCA CGCTTTTAGAAATTGTTCAGTTGCAACCTGTAAATGTGACAAAAGCATCCATTACAGTCCAGTGGGTTTGGCAAAAACAATCCTCAACTAGAAATGTTCTTCAATACAGACTTGTGTTAAGTGGAGCCCAAAAATCAAACT caTTAGTGGTTTTCCCACATCAGTGGCAGCACTCATTCCTCAACCTACAGACGAACACAAAGTACACTGTATCCATTTATGGCGAGACTACATCTGGGAACTTTTCAAAGGCCAATATTGAATTTACAACACTGCGTTTTG aaagtgatgaaataataaaagctgCTGTTCCAGTAGTACTTCTTATTCTTGCATTCAGCATTTTCTCTGTTCTCAGCAGAACTGT CTATAAGAACTACTTTTTTCCCAAAATCGCCAACCCTGGGCATAGTCTTATTGGACACTGGCTGCTAAATCCTTCATGTGAG AGGGAGACAGTGTTGAATGTGCTAAAAATGGAGGATTTCTTGGTGAACAACCAATTCAGTGAAAAGAGTATCATTCACATAGAGCCCAAAATGTCCTTAGGTGGAGACAGTTGTGATAAATACATAACCATGTCAAATATGTCTCTTCATGATAATGAACCTAAAGAAAATGCAGACAGTTTGGAGAATTCTTTCACTCCACCTGGTTTTAGCGAGTATGTTGACCTGCCTCTACTTCATGCTAATTTTAGTTATGTTTAA
- the nudt12 gene encoding peroxisomal NADH pyrophosphatase NUDT12 isoform X2: MISHSSQLLNESGKQGWTALMLAARNGHFDVVKALLSSGCNKNLVNKSGQSACDIANFWGHRHIARFLGSTGDVTLPGILPSTKSPENETYFSREYLNRMSDKRTDSEWLLAKQSSPETVFIMFHNLNPFVTTEPEEINDIQPKLKLYRFGWDSVKVALEKNDTVVIFLGVEKQECSPSSPPKRDGLIAWFALNTEENPTESLKVTAPNSFFLTGLMPRLLMLNEDEAGIVAQARSVLAWHNRYSFCPSCGGKTKVDEGGYKRICLTEGCRSLQGIHNTCYPRVDPVVIMLVLHPDGNRCLLGRKKTFPPGMFSCLAGFIEPGETIENAVRREVLEESGVTIGPVQYVSCQPWPMPSSLMIGCFAVAVSTDINVDGNEIEDARWFTRQEVIDALLKSNQAGFFIPPKQAIAHYLVKHWIGMNSNL; encoded by the exons ATGATCTCTCACTCGAGTCAACTGCTCAATGAAAGTGGAAAACAAGGATGGACAGCTTTAATGTTGGCTGCAAGAAATGGACATTTTGATGTGGTAAAAGCATTACTTTCAAGtgg GTGTAATAAAAACTTGGTGAATAAGTCTGGCCAGTCTGCTTGTGACATAGCAAATTTTTGGGGACACAGACACATTGCCCGTTTCTTAGGAAGCACTGGAGATGTCACACTTCCTGGAATTCTTCCAAGCACTAAATCTCCAGAGAATGAAACATATTTCAGTAGGGAATATCTCAACAGAATGAGTGACAAAAGGACTGATTCGgaatggcttttagctaaacagtCTTCTCCTGAAACAGTGTTTATTATGTTTCATAACTTAAACCCTTTTGTTACAACAGAGCCAGAGGAAATAAATGATATTCAACCTAAGTTGAAATTATACAGGTTTGGATGGGACTCTGTGAAAGTGGCACTTGAAAAGAATGACACAGTGGTTATATTTCTGGGAGTAGAAAAGCAGGAATGTTCACCTTCTTCACCACCAAAGAGGGATGGACTCATTGCGTGGTTTGCTCTCAATACAGAGGAGAATCCCACAGAAAGTCTTAAGGTCACAGCTCCAAACAGCTTCTTCCTTACAGGGCTAATGCCAAGGCTCCTAATGCTGAATGAAGATGAAGCAG GTATTGTTGCACAAGCCAGATCTGTACTTGCATGGCACAACCGGTACAGTTTCTGCCCTTCCTGTGGTGGTAAGACCAAAGTGGATGAAGGAGGTTACAAAAGAATCTGCTTGACAGAAGGCTGCAGGAGTCTGCAAGGAATCCACAATACCTGTTACCCTAGAGTTG ATCCTGTTGTGATCATGCTGGTGCTTCACCCAGATGGGAATCGGTGCTTACTAGGAAGGAAGAAGACATTTCCTCCAGGAATGTTCTCATGCCTTGCTGGGTTCATTGAACCAG GTGAGACCATTGAAAATGCAGTAAGGAGAGAGGTTTTAGAAGAGAGTGGAGTTACTATTGGCCCTGTTCAATATGTTTCCTGCCAGCCATGGCCAATGCCTTCATCGCTCATGATTGGTTGCTTTGCAGTAGCGGTGTCTACAGACATAAATGTTGATGGAAATGAAATTGAAGATGCTCGCTGGTTTACTAGGCAAGAG GTAATAGATGCTCTTCTGAAGAGTAATCAAGCAGGATTTTTCATTCCTCCAAAACAAGCTATTGCCCACTATCTTGTAAAACACTGGATCGGTATGAACTCAAACCTTTGA